CAAGGTTCATCAGAAAAAACACCCCACCGGCAATGATGTTGCGCACCAGCCACTCCTGCAGCCCCGCGCGCACCCCGAGGTCTTGGGGAGAAGTGAAACCGCGCGCGAGCGCCCGAAACGTTCCCAGCGAGGCGTACAGTGAGGCCCCTCCGGCCACGATGAAGAGCAGTGTCGCAACAGGATGCTGCGCACCGTCACGCACGGGGTCGGCGAGAAACAACAGGGTCAGCAGCAGCAGTTGCGCCGCCCCCATGCCGAGCACCCAGGGAAAAAGTGCGCGAAAACGGCGCAGCCGCTCATCGAATTCCTCAATTCCCCTCCCCAGAAACAGTTCACGCAGCAAGGCACGCTGAGACCCCAGCAACAGCGCCGACAGCCCGCTCGCCACCGCCGTCCAGAGTGAAAAGGCGTTGAGGGGATCGAGCGCCAGCGAGGCCAGCGCGTACAATATCAGCGCAGACTGCAACCCGAGGGCCACCTGAAGGGCCAGACGCGCGGCCTGGCCCGGCGGCGCCTTCAGGCTCACGCGGGCGCCTGGTTCTCGCTCAGCTTGCGCAAAAGCACGTCGCGCACGAGTTCCGGCTGGGCCTTGCCGCCCAGCTCTTTCATGATCGGTCCAAACAAAGCGTTGACGGCCTTGGCGTTTCCACCCCGCACCCGCTCCACCACCTCGGGACTGGCCGCCATGATCTTCTCGACTGCCGCCTCGATGGCGTCCGTGTCGGTCACGACGGCCAGGCCACGCTCATTCACGAGTCTTTCGGGCGCCACGCCGGCCATCACCTCGGGCAGGAGGTCCTTGGCAATGCGGCCACTGATGGTTCCGGCGTCGATCAGCTTCACGAGCGCAGCAAGGTTCGCGGGCGTCAGCGCACTTGCGCTCAACTCCAGATCACGCGCCGCCAGCCAGCCGGACACGTCACCGAGCAGCCAGTTGGCGAGCTTCTGCGCGTCGGCCCCTGTCGTCATGGCGTCGTCCAGAAAACGGCTGTGCGAGACGCTCAGGCTGAGCGTCTCGGCGTCGGCGTCCTTGATGCCTGCCGCCACGAAACGCGCGCGTTTCTGTGCAGGCAGCTCTCCCATGCGCGCCCGAACGCGCTCGACCCACTCGCGGGTGATGTTGAGCGGCGGCAGATCAGGCTCAGGGAAGTAGCGGTAGTCGGCTTCTCCTTCCTTCGTGCGCATCACGAACGTGCGTCCACCACCTTCGTCCCAGCCCATGGTGTCCTGGGTGACGCGTCCACCGTCCTGCAATACGCGCGTCTGGCGGGCGATTTCGTACTCCAGCGAACGCCCGACGCTTTTAAAGGAGTTGAGGTTCTTGACTTCGACCTTGGTGCCCCAGGGCTCACCCGGTCGGTGCAAGCTGACATTCACGTCGCAGCGCATCTTGCCTTCTTCAGGGTTGGCGTCCGAGACACCCAGCGCCTGCGCGATGGCACGCACGAGATTCAGAAACTCGCGGGCCTGCTCGGGGGAGCGAATGTCGGGCTCGGTCACCATTTCGATGAGGGGCATCCCGGCGCGGTTGAGGTCCAGCAGCGAGTACGGCGCGTACATCGGGTGAATCAGCTTTCCGGCGTCGTCTTCCAAATGCGCCCGGCGGATCCCCACGCGTTCGCCACCCACCATCAGGAAGCCGTGACGCGCGATGGGCCGGTCGTACTGCGAAATCTGGTAGTTCTTGGGCGCGTCAGGGTAGAAGTAATTCTTGCGGTGAAACTGCGTGAAACCCTCGACTTCGCAGTTGAGGGCCAGACCGAACATCAACGCCAATTCGACGGCGCGGCGGTTGATGACCGGCAGTGTTCCCGGCAGACCCATCGTGAGGGGGTCGGTGAAAGAATTCGGTTCGTGACCGAAGTAATCCGCCGCGCAAGCCGAAAACATCTTCGTGCGCGTGTTGAGCTGCAGGTGCACTTCAAGTCCGATGACCGCCTGATACATGTCTTGGAGTATAGCGAAGGGTTCTCGCGGGCTTTTGCGCCCTGATCGAGACAAACCACGCGTCTTGAACGTATTGGGCAGGCGAACTCCATCCCAATAAAAAAATGGCCCCTCAATAATTGGGGCCTTTTTCAAGTGCACTTCTAATTGGTGATCAATTCGGCTCTGCGCCTAAAGACAGTAAACACGTTTCTCAACTTGAGGGCGTGAGTAGGCCATTCCGACAAATTTCACGCTCAGATCAGCTTCACGTCAGACTCGGCCTTCGTCGGGAAGGCACAAAAGCGCGTCGTTTCCCTTCCGCAGACCCACTCAGGTGCCAGCACCACCGCATCACGCCTGAGCAGCGCTGCGGCCGGGGGCGTCCTCAGCGTTTCTTGACCTGAAGGCTGGTTTCATGTGACCTGCAGCAGCATACGGTATGGCTTCGATCGTGTTCGTGGACGTGGAGACAGGCGGCCTCGACCCCGAGCGGCACTCGCTGCTGACGGTCGGACTGGTGACGCTCGATACCCGCACTGGAGAACTGAGCCGTCCGACGTTGCTGAAAGTACGTGACACCCCCTACCGTGTCGAAGCCGAGGCACTGGAAATCAACCGTATCGACCTGCAAAGTCACCACGGGCAGGCAGCCGAGCGTGAGCACGCCGCCCATGAGCTGCACGCCTACCTGCAATACCGGCGCAAAAAGCGAGTGATGGTCGGTGGGCACAACGTGAGCTTCGATCTGCGTTTTCTGCGCGCTTTGCTTCCCTCGTGGAACGAAGTGGTGCTGGGCGGCGTGATCGATACCAAGGTAATCGCGCATTTTTTGATGCACACGGGCGCCTTACCCCGTCTCCAATCCAGCCGCCTCGAAGACCTGGCCGCACACTTCGATGTTCGTTACGAAGCGCATGACGCTCTGGAAGACGCCCGAGCCACAGCATTGGTGTACGCCCGAATGCTCAAACTGGCCGCCGAACGCACTTGATGCTCAACTCATAATTTAGGGTATTCCCTCATGCCGCTCATCCGGGCGGCTTACGTTGCCTTCGGAGGTCGATGATGTTTGAACGGATTCTGGTCGCCACCGATTTTTCGCCCAGCGCACAGCGCGCCCTGGACGTCGCGCGCCGCAACTTTCCCGGAGCACGCCTGAAATTGCTGCACGTCCTCGATTCCCGGGCCATGGCCGTTCCCGACTTCACCACCGGCGGCATGGTGCCCGTTCCGCCTCCCAGTGACATTCAGCAGGATCTGGGGCGCGCCGACGAGACACGTCTGCAGCAGGAGACGCTCAGCGGCGAAGAACACGAAATGCTGAGCGGCGATCCGGTGCGGGGAATCCTGCAGGGCGCACAGGCCTGGCAGGCCGATCTGATTGTCATGGGTACACACGGGCGGCGGGGACTGGAGCACTTCTTTCTGGGCTCGGTGGCCGAAAGAGTAGTGCGTGAATCGCTCATTCCGATCCTGACCGTCCGCGACCCCCGACCGGATTCCTGATCTGGCACCAAGACATCGTTGGCGTGACACGACAGGTACTGCCGTTGGCTCTGTCAACCACGCCTCAGGCCCCGAAATGCTTTGGGGCCTGTTCTGCGAACCCCAGGCGGGCATTCAGTTCAGACCGAATCGAGCGTTTTTGCTGCGCAGGCACCATTTCAGGTTCAAGGGCTGTCAGTCTGCAGTGCATTGCAGCGAGACAAGCCAATCAGATGCTTCCAGGAGTTTGGTGCCTGCAGCACAACATCGATGTTGTGGCTCATACCATGCACAGAAGTAAAAATGTTCTGGCTAGATCTCTTTTTAGATCCATTGTTTATCGATATGGTTCCACGATTGGGTTTAACAGGGTGACAAGAATGCATTACAACTTCAAGTTCCAGGGAACAAACCTGAGATAATATGGCAAAACACTACGCTACTTAACTTTTATTAACACTAACTCAAAAAATCGACGCTCAACATGCGAATCAAATGAGCACTATCAAAAGCCAAATTGCCATCCTTATCCCGAAGTCCACATGCCTGTCGCCTACGCTGCCCCTTAGAGGCGCTCCGGGAACGCCCGTCATGTCGTGGCGACGCCCGTGTCTGCCCCAACGCACAGGAGGATTATTATGACAAAGCAAACACGCTGGACCATCCTGACTGCTGCCCTGGCCCTGAGCCTGGGCTCGGTCGCTCTTGCACAGACCGGTACACAGAGCACCCCCGCCACCTCCACTGCGGGTGCACAACTGAGCGGGCAAACCGCCGTGACGCTGCCCTCGGGACAGTTGCTGCTGCCCCACCTGCCGGGTGCAACGCCCATCCGTGAATTCCAGACAGTGCTCGGCGCCGGCGTTGTCTACCAAGGCAACGTGAGTGACGCCATCGTGCAGTACTTCTCCGCACTGCAAGCCCAGGGCTGGACGCCGACCACCGCCGCAACCGCCGCTGACACCGCAACGACGGACACCGCTGCGACCGACACGACGACCGATACAGCCGCAACGGGCACGACCACTGATACCGCTGCGACCGGTACCACTGGCACTACCGGTACGACGGGCACCACTGGTACTACTGGTACGACGGGCACCACGGGTACGACGGGCACGACGGGTACGACGGGTACGACGGGTACGACCACTGATACCGCTGCGACCGGTACCACTGGTACGACGGGTACTACCGGTACCACTGGAACCACGGGCACCACCGGTACGGGCACGACCGGTACCACTGGAACCACGGGCACCACGGGTACTGGTACCACGGGCACCACTGGCACGACGGGCACCACCGGTACGACGGGTACCACCGGTACCACTGGTACGACGGGCACCACGGGTACGACGGGCACCACTGGTACCACCGGTACTACCGGCACGACCGGTACCACTGGCACGACGGGCACCACTGGCACTACTGGTACGATGGGCACCACGGGCACCACTGGCACGACGGGCACGACGGGTACGACCACTGATACCGCTGCGACCGGCACGACCGGCACGGATACCACCGCATCCGGCGCGGCCACGGCCAGCGCCACCGAAGCTGACATCGCCAGCTTCGTCACCACCGATCCCAACGGGGCCCGCGTGCTGATGCTCGAACGCAACGGCGAGCGCGTCATGCTCCGCGTCGAACAGAAGTACGGCCTGACCATCGTCTCGGTCAGCCGCGATCCCTCTGTCCGCATGGGCCAGTAATACACTCACCAAAGAAGCTCCCGCGCCTGCGCGGGAGCTTCTTTTATCACCCTAGCGGTGGTAGGGCTCCCCTTTGCTGATCGAAGAAGCCCGGTACAGCGCTTCCAGCACCACCACCATTGCCAGATCGTGCGGAAAGGTCAGTGTGGACAAACTCCACAGCACCTTTGCCCCGGCGCGCACTTCATCGGAAAGACCGTCAGGGCCCCCGACACACAAAGCCAGTTCTCCGACGCCACCCAGGGCCAGCCGCTCCAGGTAAGCGGCGAGTTCGGGTGAGGTGAACTGCTGGCCTCGTGGATCGAGGGCCATCAGTGGCGCATTGCCAGCAAATCGCATGATGGCCTGGCCCTCGCGCTCGGGAGTACTGTTCGGCAGGTGCGTGAAGCGTAATTTGCGGTAACGCTTCAGCCGCGTTGCGTACTCGTCCCAGCCCAGACGGGCGTATGCCAGCTTCGGCTCACCCACGGTGATCAGGTGCAGCTTCATGCCGTTGACCAACCTTGTGGCCAGGAACATTGTGGCCAGGAACAGGTCGAGGGCACGAACGGCGGCATCTGTCATGCAGCATAAAGCCTTTCCACTTCACCCACACAGACGGTTGCTCCGACAGAAATCCCGGTGTCAGCGAAGCGCCGTCCGCGCCGGCAGGCCCGGGAAATCTGCCCATCCTTTGACGGCGGTGGGACCTGCCAGCACAAGAAACGGCATTCACACGCCCTTGAACCCGGCTTAGGCTGCGGGAGCGGTTCCCTTTCCAGCGGCGGCGGAGCAGGTACACTGAAAGTCATGTGGACGGCACGGACACTCGCAGGACATGGTGTGCGTTCCGCAATGCGCGCGAGATACAGCGCAGCCAGGAGGAAGCGATGAATTACGCGGCGACCCTCGCCGTGCTGATGGTTCTCGCCTTCGTCTTTCCGCTGCTCGTTCGCCTGGCAGCCGATTACGGGGTCGCGCGCTCGACCACTACAACCACGCTGTTCGTCCTGGCTGCGTTCGGCTTTGCGGTGGCGAGCATTCGCGCACGTGTCACCACACACCGCTCGCAGCTCGAGCGGCTGGCCACCGTCAAAAAGCAGATCGAGCAGGACCCGTTCAACCCTCGTGCGTTTTTTGTGGAGGGTGAGCATGTCGGCGCCGTGCTGCTGCAGTTGGGGCGGCGGCGTGAAGCAAGCGAAATGATTGACCGTTACGCCCAGTTGGGCGGCGCACGCGAAAGCGAGATCCTGTCCTTGAAAGAAGCGCTCACGCGAACAGAACGGCGGCAGCGGAGGGAAGCATGATCGGCACTTACCTACAGGGCGTCAGGCCCAGCAGTTTACACAAGCGCGCCCGCCAACGTTCCGGTGCCCAGCGCAATGGCACCTGTTTCGTGGGGAGCCTCGCATGAGGGCCTATCGGGGTGTGGTCGTCAACGGTGTGGTGGAGTTGCAGGGCGTCCGTCTGCCCGAAGGAACGGTCGTGACCGTGACGGTCGGTGAAGCCGAGTTGCTGCGCGCCAAGATTGCCAGCGCCTTGCGGCGCCCCAAACGCGTCAAGATTCGCCTCAAGCCCGCCGCACCCGGATTGGGTTTCGAGGCGCCCGAGGGCGCGGACGTCACTCCGGAAATTTTCGCGCGGGAATGACAGGCCCTGCCCTGCCGCACGTGACCCTGGTGCCCACTCCGGTCGGCAATCTGGGCGACCTGACCTTGCGCGCCATCGAGGTGCTGAAGACGGCCGATGCCGTGGCCTGTGAGGATACCCGCCGCTCAGGCGCGCTGCTGCGGTACCTCGGTATTCACAAGCCACTCGTGCGGCTCGATGCCCATACCCTGCGCGACCGGGCACCCGGCACCCTCGAGAAGTACCCGAGGCTTGCCTACGTCTCGGATGCGGGAACACCCGGCATCAGTGATCCGGGGGCAGAGCTCCTGACGCTGGCCCTTTCACTCGGCGGGACGGCCGAGGTGTTGCCAGGCGCCACTGCGTTTGTGCCGGCCCTGGTCCTCTCCGGTCTCTCGACTGCGCGCTTCACTTTCGAAGGCTTCCTGCCGCGCAGCGGGCGGGAACGCCGCGAGCGGCTCAGTGCGCTGGCGCGACGGCAGGAAACCAGCATCCTGTACGAAAGTCCCCACCGGCTTGCAGCGACCCTGGGTGACCTGACGGGCGTGTGCGGCGAGGCCCGGCGGGGCAGCGTCACGCGCGAACTCAGCAAGCTGCACGAAGAAACCCGGCGCGGCACTTTGGGTGAACTCGCGCAGGTCTTCTCGTCCGGCGCCCGTGGGGAAATCGTTGTGGTGATCGAAGGCGCTCCAGAACCGTCGCAGCAGTCCAACACTCCCAGCGCCGATTTTCATGCGCTGGCCCGGCAGTGGGCGCGCGAAGGAAAATCGAGCCGGGATATACGGCAATTGCTGGTCGCCGCCGGTTTGCGTAAGAATGACGCTTATGCGTTGTCGCTGGCCGTCACCAACCCGGACGAACCAACGGGCGCAGCGCCGTCCGGAGCGTAACCCAGGCAAAGTCTTTCAGGCCGTGACGGCCCGCGCGGTGTACCCACGTGATCTCAGGAGAAAACTGTCATGAAGCGAATTGCAGTTCTGACCAGCGGTGGCGACGCGCCCGGCATGAACGCTGCCGTACGCGCCGTCGTTCGCACCGCCGCCGGCTACGGCCAGGAAGTCGTGGGCGTCCGGCGTGGCTTTCAGGGTCTTCATCAGGGAGACATGCGTCTGCTCGGAGCGCGAGATGTCGCCAATACCATTCAGCGCGGCGGTACGATTCTGCTCACCGCCCGCTCGCACACCTGGCGCAGCCCCGAGGGACGGGCACAGGGCGCGGCGTTCCTGCGCGAGTGGGGCGTCGATGGTCTGGTCGTCATCGGCGGTGACGGCAGTTTCCACGGTGCCCACTATCTGTATCAGGAGCACGGCATCAACGTGATCGGCGTGCCCGGCACCATCGACAACGACCTCTACGGCACCGACCACACCATCGGTTACTTCACCGCCGTCGAAACGGCCCTGGACGCCGTCGACAAACTGCGCGACACCGCCGCCAGCCACGAGCGGATCTTCGTGGTGGAGGTGATGGGCCGCCACGCCGGACACATCGCCCTGGACGTCGCGGTCGCGGGCGGCGCCGAAGAGGTCTTTTTGCCCGAAGAGGAAAAGCACGTTTCGAGCGTGGTGGAGATCGTGCAGCAGAGTGTCTCCAAGGGTAAGGCCTCTTCCATCATCATCGTGGCCGAAGGCTATCCGGGCGGCGCGCTGGGTGTCGCGGCCGCCATCGAGGAAGGCACCGGTTTTGACACCCGTGTGAGCATTCTCGGGCACATCCAGCGCGGTGGTACGCCAGTCTCGAGCGATCGGATTCTGGCCTCACGGCTGGGCGAAGCGGCCGTGCACGGCCTGATCGAGGGCCGCACGGACGTCATGGCAGGGCGCATGAACGGCGAGATCGTCTTCACACCGCTCAGCGAAACCTGGGAAAAACGCAAGGACCTCAACCGCGATCTGTACCGCTGCGCCAAAAACCTCAGCGTGTAGCAGTGCGGCTTTTATCTGCCCGCCCTGAACTGAAAAGCCCGCCCCACCCGGCGGGCTCTTCGCTGGAGCATCAAATACTGTCCGGCCGCAGCGCCTTTTGGGAAACGGCTTGACAGCGCCGCACGAACGCCTTTCACTGTCGTCATGATTCTGACTGCCGGTTCGGCCAATCTCGACTTCGTGGTGCGTGTTCCGCACATCGCGGCGCCCGGCGAAACGGTATTGGGAAGCGACACGGTCCTCATGCCGGGCGGCAAGGGCGCCAACCAGGCCGTCGCCGCCGCGCGCGCGGGTGGCAAGGTGGCTTTTCTGGGCGCGCTGGGCAATGACGCTTTTGCCGACATGCTGCTGGGCTCGCTTTCCGACAGTGCCGTGGACACCCGTCACGTCCGGCGTGTCGCTGCTCCCACGGGCGCGGCGTATATCAGCGTCGCGGAAAACGGCGAGAACGCCATCACCGTCGCGCCGGGCGCCAACAATTACCTGCGCCCCGGCGACCTGCCAGAGCTACACGAGGCCACCCATCTGCTGCTGCAACTCGAAATTCCACTGGAAACGGTCAGCGCCTACGCGAGCGCCGCCCGCGCGGCAGGCGTTCAGGTCGTTCTGAACGCCGCCCCCGCCTGTGCACTGGACACCGCGCTGCTGGCATGCGTGGATATTCTGATCGTCAATGAAGGCGAATTGCGGGCGCTACAAGGCGCTGTTTGCACCGACGGCGACCTCGAAGAGCTGACGGCCGCCGTGCTCGCGCGGGGACCCGGCACCGTGGTCGTCACGCTGGGTGCACGGGGCTGCTTTGCCCGCTCCGGACAGAAAACACACCGCATTCCGGCCTATCCCGTCAAGGTGATCGACACGACCGGTGCGGGTGATACTTTTGT
The Deinococcus peraridilitoris DSM 19664 genome window above contains:
- a CDS encoding 23S rRNA (pseudouridine(1915)-N(3))-methyltransferase RlmH — translated: MKLHLITVGEPKLAYARLGWDEYATRLKRYRKLRFTHLPNSTPEREGQAIMRFAGNAPLMALDPRGQQFTSPELAAYLERLALGGVGELALCVGGPDGLSDEVRAGAKVLWSLSTLTFPHDLAMVVVLEALYRASSISKGEPYHR
- the gatB gene encoding Asp-tRNA(Asn)/Glu-tRNA(Gln) amidotransferase subunit GatB, whose product is MYQAVIGLEVHLQLNTRTKMFSACAADYFGHEPNSFTDPLTMGLPGTLPVINRRAVELALMFGLALNCEVEGFTQFHRKNYFYPDAPKNYQISQYDRPIARHGFLMVGGERVGIRRAHLEDDAGKLIHPMYAPYSLLDLNRAGMPLIEMVTEPDIRSPEQAREFLNLVRAIAQALGVSDANPEEGKMRCDVNVSLHRPGEPWGTKVEVKNLNSFKSVGRSLEYEIARQTRVLQDGGRVTQDTMGWDEGGGRTFVMRTKEGEADYRYFPEPDLPPLNITREWVERVRARMGELPAQKRARFVAAGIKDADAETLSLSVSHSRFLDDAMTTGADAQKLANWLLGDVSGWLAARDLELSASALTPANLAALVKLIDAGTISGRIAKDLLPEVMAGVAPERLVNERGLAVVTDTDAIEAAVEKIMAASPEVVERVRGGNAKAVNALFGPIMKELGGKAQPELVRDVLLRKLSENQAPA
- the rsmI gene encoding 16S rRNA (cytidine(1402)-2'-O)-methyltransferase; amino-acid sequence: MTGPALPHVTLVPTPVGNLGDLTLRAIEVLKTADAVACEDTRRSGALLRYLGIHKPLVRLDAHTLRDRAPGTLEKYPRLAYVSDAGTPGISDPGAELLTLALSLGGTAEVLPGATAFVPALVLSGLSTARFTFEGFLPRSGRERRERLSALARRQETSILYESPHRLAATLGDLTGVCGEARRGSVTRELSKLHEETRRGTLGELAQVFSSGARGEIVVVIEGAPEPSQQSNTPSADFHALARQWAREGKSSRDIRQLLVAAGLRKNDAYALSLAVTNPDEPTGAAPSGA
- a CDS encoding ribokinase, which gives rise to MILTAGSANLDFVVRVPHIAAPGETVLGSDTVLMPGGKGANQAVAAARAGGKVAFLGALGNDAFADMLLGSLSDSAVDTRHVRRVAAPTGAAYISVAENGENAITVAPGANNYLRPGDLPELHEATHLLLQLEIPLETVSAYASAARAAGVQVVLNAAPACALDTALLACVDILIVNEGELRALQGAVCTDGDLEELTAAVLARGPGTVVVTLGARGCFARSGQKTHRIPAYPVKVIDTTGAGDTFVGVMSTWLAQGAALPEALQAASAGAALTCTRAGAQPSMPGRQEILRLLADHNAGQR
- a CDS encoding universal stress protein; this translates as MMFERILVATDFSPSAQRALDVARRNFPGARLKLLHVLDSRAMAVPDFTTGGMVPVPPPSDIQQDLGRADETRLQQETLSGEEHEMLSGDPVRGILQGAQAWQADLIVMGTHGRRGLEHFFLGSVAERVVRESLIPILTVRDPRPDS
- a CDS encoding 3'-5' exonuclease, with the translated sequence MASIVFVDVETGGLDPERHSLLTVGLVTLDTRTGELSRPTLLKVRDTPYRVEAEALEINRIDLQSHHGQAAEREHAAHELHAYLQYRRKKRVMVGGHNVSFDLRFLRALLPSWNEVVLGGVIDTKVIAHFLMHTGALPRLQSSRLEDLAAHFDVRYEAHDALEDARATALVYARMLKLAAERT
- the pfkA gene encoding 6-phosphofructokinase, with amino-acid sequence MKRIAVLTSGGDAPGMNAAVRAVVRTAAGYGQEVVGVRRGFQGLHQGDMRLLGARDVANTIQRGGTILLTARSHTWRSPEGRAQGAAFLREWGVDGLVVIGGDGSFHGAHYLYQEHGINVIGVPGTIDNDLYGTDHTIGYFTAVETALDAVDKLRDTAASHERIFVVEVMGRHAGHIALDVAVAGGAEEVFLPEEEKHVSSVVEIVQQSVSKGKASSIIIVAEGYPGGALGVAAAIEEGTGFDTRVSILGHIQRGGTPVSSDRILASRLGEAAVHGLIEGRTDVMAGRMNGEIVFTPLSETWEKRKDLNRDLYRCAKNLSV